The Prevotella sp. E9-3 genome has a window encoding:
- a CDS encoding RagB/SusD family nutrient uptake outer membrane protein: protein MKSKIYKIMCVACTATALSSCVDTIILPDDITVGEDFWKTKNDVALMVNSAYEGMTTQGVMERLLIWGDFRADEMIVSNIEGDIPNQLAEIASVSPQVTNTFVSWDAFYSVINRCNIVLAKAGEVLEEDPNYTEGDYQTDCSQMLALRSLCYFYLVRNFRDVPYVDEPFMDSSKSRYFEQMTPAEVLQKCIESLETAAANSIIASSYSDSDWRRVGWFTRDGIHALLADIYLWRASVMHSDADYQKAIDYCNLVIDSKKAQHKDEGGTIVKKEYPLADGPRAYGNLFVDQNAEESVFELQVRSNLPLCRYLFKYQNNNSQMGFLKASGIFASTASTIASATTSNKVFAASDVRMNTTIFSHANDDEVFDIRKMVSDQRSTGVTPEAKTAVGRTYGGFAQNYIIYRLSDVMLMKAEAMVQQAANDTTGFSTEAKAAYEQKLREAFNLVQAVQQRSLLVTNGTMSEDSLKWGSLSGMKRSGKSGLEQLVMEERLRELCFEGKRWYDLMRYNYRHVDGVRYDALMADQGMESLPANYSEMLSLATRRDANQQAGLQAKMRNEAYLYLPIPNSDILLCPGLKQNPVYASSSSQQSTK, encoded by the coding sequence ATGAAGAGCAAGATATATAAAATAATGTGTGTGGCCTGTACGGCAACAGCATTGTCATCGTGCGTTGATACAATCATCCTGCCTGATGATATCACGGTGGGTGAGGATTTCTGGAAGACCAAGAATGACGTGGCGCTGATGGTGAATTCAGCCTATGAGGGTATGACCACTCAAGGCGTGATGGAGCGTCTGCTGATCTGGGGTGACTTCCGTGCCGACGAAATGATTGTGAGCAATATTGAAGGCGATATTCCAAACCAGTTGGCAGAGATAGCTTCAGTGAGTCCGCAGGTGACGAATACCTTTGTTTCATGGGATGCATTCTATAGCGTTATCAACCGCTGTAATATAGTGCTGGCAAAGGCCGGCGAGGTGTTGGAAGAAGACCCTAACTATACCGAGGGTGACTACCAGACAGACTGTTCGCAGATGTTGGCCTTGCGCTCGCTGTGCTACTTCTATCTGGTACGCAACTTCCGTGATGTGCCCTATGTGGACGAACCTTTTATGGATAGCAGCAAGAGTCGCTATTTCGAACAGATGACTCCTGCAGAAGTTCTGCAGAAATGTATTGAGAGTCTTGAAACGGCTGCTGCCAATTCTATTATTGCATCAAGCTATAGTGATTCTGACTGGCGCCGTGTGGGTTGGTTCACGCGCGATGGTATTCATGCACTGTTGGCAGACATCTATCTGTGGCGTGCATCGGTGATGCATAGCGATGCCGACTATCAGAAAGCCATTGATTACTGTAACCTGGTGATCGATTCAAAGAAAGCACAGCACAAGGATGAAGGCGGTACTATCGTAAAGAAGGAATATCCTTTGGCTGACGGACCCCGTGCCTATGGCAATTTGTTTGTTGACCAGAATGCCGAGGAAAGCGTGTTCGAACTGCAGGTGCGCTCAAACCTGCCTTTGTGCCGTTATCTGTTTAAGTATCAGAACAACAACTCACAGATGGGCTTCCTGAAAGCATCGGGAATCTTTGCTTCAACGGCCAGCACCATTGCTTCGGCTACAACTTCCAACAAGGTGTTTGCTGCCTCTGACGTGAGAATGAATACTACCATCTTCTCGCATGCTAACGATGATGAGGTGTTTGATATTAGAAAGATGGTATCCGACCAGCGTTCAACTGGTGTTACACCTGAGGCCAAGACGGCTGTAGGACGTACCTACGGCGGATTTGCCCAGAACTATATTATCTACCGCTTGTCGGACGTGATGCTGATGAAGGCTGAGGCTATGGTTCAGCAGGCGGCCAATGACACTACAGGCTTCTCAACAGAGGCAAAGGCTGCCTACGAGCAAAAGCTGCGTGAGGCATTCAATCTGGTTCAAGCCGTCCAGCAACGCTCACTCCTCGTGACCAACGGAACCATGTCGGAAGACAGTCTGAAATGGGGTTCACTTTCAGGGATGAAGCGTTCGGGAAAGAGCGGATTGGAACAGTTGGTGATGGAAGAACGCTTGCGCGAACTCTGTTTTGAAGGAAAGAGATGGTACGACCTGATGCGCTATAACTATCGTCATGTCGATGGCGTTCGCTATGATGCACTGATGGCCGATCAAGGCATGGAGAGTCTGCCTGCCAACTATTCCGAGATGCTGAGTCTGGCCACTCGTAGAGATGCCAACCAGCAGGCCGGTCTGCAGGCAAAGATGCGCAATGAGGCCTATCTCTATTTGCCAATCCCCAATTCGGATATCCTGCTATGCCCGGGACTGAAACAGAACCCAGTCTATGCAAGCAGTTCAAGTCAGCAATCAACGAAATAA
- a CDS encoding SusC/RagA family TonB-linked outer membrane protein, with protein MNIKRHFFTALLCTIAAWAMAQGVRVSGTLSDNEGPIMMGNVVEVDANNRIVSASQTDFNGNFSMQVKSTKNKLKFSYVGDKTKIVSIGNNTTFNIKLEPENTVLKEVTVKGRRTNSGGLQIQKKEMTVSSQTMNMEAVEGLAFTSADEALQGEIAGLDIVSNSGNLGAGSQMRLRGVTTLSANANPLIVVDDKIFDNPDEDFDYANADEEQYSSLLSVNVEDIASIEVLKDAAATAVWGSRGANGVIKITTKRGSRGKPKVKFSYKFTGTWQPEGYKLLNGDDYTMLMKDELYRATQSSTSTTTISELNYDRSWEEYENWNNNTDWVKEVTQFGAMHDFNVNLSGGGQKATFRISAGYKQQSGSIIEQQFQQFTTRMALDYNVSDRIRFLTNFALTYTDNDKNYEGKINGSNYRGLLDIAQNMAPNMSVYRQDGQGNDTDEFYQMNPWQGVPGMSNTYYTPKAGPYSSYMMRDILGLGNPVAIAHQAWVKDQTYRLTPDFTLKYEILGTEAEKSRLTFNGRVDFDIFAESKPTYYPGVLSTADWTTNNYNVSTNYEFNRMKIGGRAEFVFTPYFRNQDWSSTMLLRYEMSTQNSTSQQVGMSHLPNGITSSTVDAYMPVVRTSSYSSPSSTNSRSNSQNILYNGHVSYLDGRYSLGFSLRADGDSKFGPDHKWAYFPGASARWNISDEPFMKWSKSFLSMLGLRASWGVVGRAPDKDYLFYETYSTSYSSYGHGNDTEATAVLSTLKLTDLRWEKTTSYNLGFNLGLLDDRFEIDFDYYHKNTTDLLQALRIPSITGYNSVAYANVGRMTNDGWELNFTAKKFVKAGKFSADFSINMAQNSNLLKEMDASVLESINGTEWSPTVRGNYTSKYTDDQQGYPIRVQLNNPLGSIYGYRYKGVYQYGYDYLQNYRNEHKLTDAQYEAWINDQLASGKTFPVAVGSDGKVIMTSSGEPQHMKYAYGYNAINNGSGYNFQGGDAIYEDVNGDGNIDQYDVVYLGSSQPKINGGFNLTLRYGNWKLTGRFNYRFGNKIINLARMNLESMSGTFNQSATTNYRWRKDGDVTPMPRAVYVSGVNSPYNYQASDRYVEDGGFVRFQNLQLSYNFPKKMVKELGLTDLQAYASMNNLYVWTKYSGIDPEVSATGYFPTRDQSKTPRSKQFTFTLSVGF; from the coding sequence ATGAATATAAAGAGACATTTTTTTACAGCCCTGCTTTGTACCATTGCTGCGTGGGCAATGGCGCAAGGTGTACGCGTGTCGGGTACGCTGAGCGACAATGAGGGCCCCATCATGATGGGTAATGTGGTCGAAGTGGATGCGAACAACCGTATCGTGTCGGCATCGCAGACCGACTTCAACGGAAACTTCTCTATGCAGGTGAAGAGCACCAAGAACAAACTGAAGTTTTCGTATGTAGGCGATAAGACCAAAATCGTTTCTATCGGAAACAATACTACTTTCAATATAAAGCTGGAACCTGAAAACACCGTCCTGAAAGAGGTAACGGTAAAGGGACGCCGCACCAATTCGGGCGGTCTGCAAATCCAAAAAAAGGAGATGACCGTTTCCTCGCAGACCATGAACATGGAGGCGGTGGAAGGTCTGGCCTTCACCTCAGCCGATGAGGCGCTGCAGGGTGAGATTGCCGGTTTGGACATCGTGTCTAATTCGGGTAACCTGGGTGCCGGTTCTCAGATGCGCCTTCGTGGTGTGACCACCCTCTCGGCCAATGCCAATCCTTTGATTGTAGTCGATGATAAGATTTTCGACAACCCCGATGAGGATTTCGACTATGCCAATGCCGATGAAGAGCAGTACTCTTCGCTGTTGTCGGTCAATGTGGAGGATATTGCCAGTATCGAAGTACTGAAAGATGCTGCTGCTACAGCCGTATGGGGCTCGCGTGGTGCCAATGGCGTCATCAAGATTACCACCAAGCGCGGTTCGCGTGGCAAACCAAAGGTGAAGTTCTCCTATAAGTTCACGGGTACATGGCAGCCCGAAGGCTACAAGCTGCTGAACGGTGACGACTACACCATGCTGATGAAGGACGAACTGTATCGTGCCACACAGAGCTCTACCAGTACCACCACCATTTCTGAGTTGAACTACGACCGTTCATGGGAAGAGTATGAAAACTGGAACAACAATACCGATTGGGTGAAGGAGGTGACACAGTTTGGTGCCATGCACGACTTCAACGTGAACCTGTCGGGTGGCGGACAGAAAGCTACCTTCCGCATCTCGGCCGGTTATAAGCAGCAGAGCGGGTCTATCATTGAACAGCAGTTCCAGCAGTTCACCACGCGTATGGCCCTGGACTATAACGTGTCCGACCGTATTCGCTTTCTGACAAACTTTGCCCTTACCTATACCGACAACGATAAGAACTATGAGGGAAAAATCAACGGCTCAAACTATCGCGGCTTGTTGGATATTGCCCAGAATATGGCTCCTAATATGTCTGTCTATCGTCAGGACGGTCAGGGAAACGACACCGATGAGTTCTATCAGATGAATCCCTGGCAAGGCGTTCCGGGTATGTCAAATACCTATTATACTCCTAAGGCAGGTCCTTACTCATCCTATATGATGCGCGACATCTTGGGATTGGGCAATCCTGTAGCCATTGCTCATCAGGCCTGGGTGAAAGATCAAACCTATCGACTGACTCCTGATTTCACCTTGAAATATGAAATTCTGGGAACAGAAGCCGAAAAGAGCCGTCTGACCTTTAACGGGCGTGTTGACTTTGATATCTTTGCCGAGAGCAAACCTACTTACTATCCTGGCGTGTTAAGCACAGCCGACTGGACTACGAATAACTACAACGTAAGTACAAACTATGAGTTTAACCGCATGAAGATAGGCGGACGCGCCGAGTTCGTGTTTACTCCTTATTTCCGCAATCAGGACTGGTCGAGCACCATGTTGTTGCGCTATGAGATGAGCACACAGAACTCTACCTCTCAGCAAGTGGGCATGAGCCATCTGCCTAATGGCATCACTTCATCAACGGTCGATGCCTACATGCCGGTAGTCAGAACCTCTAGCTATTCATCTCCTTCAAGCACCAATAGCCGTTCAAACTCTCAAAACATCCTGTACAATGGGCATGTCAGCTATTTGGACGGGCGCTATTCATTAGGCTTCTCGCTGCGTGCTGATGGCGATTCAAAGTTCGGTCCTGATCATAAATGGGCTTACTTCCCCGGTGCATCTGCCCGTTGGAATATCAGTGACGAGCCCTTCATGAAATGGTCGAAGAGTTTCCTGAGCATGTTGGGTCTGCGTGCCTCTTGGGGCGTTGTAGGTCGTGCGCCGGACAAAGACTATCTGTTCTATGAAACTTATAGCACTTCTTACAGCTCTTATGGTCATGGTAATGATACAGAGGCAACAGCCGTGCTGAGTACGCTGAAGCTGACCGACCTGCGTTGGGAAAAGACCACCAGCTATAACCTTGGTTTCAACTTAGGATTGCTGGACGACCGCTTTGAAATTGATTTCGACTACTATCATAAGAATACCACCGACCTGTTGCAGGCTTTGCGTATTCCTTCTATTACCGGTTATAACTCAGTGGCCTATGCCAATGTGGGCCGAATGACCAATGATGGTTGGGAGTTGAATTTCACTGCCAAGAAATTTGTGAAGGCAGGTAAGTTCTCGGCCGACTTCAGTATCAATATGGCGCAGAACAGCAACCTTTTGAAAGAGATGGATGCCAGTGTGCTGGAGTCTATCAACGGAACAGAATGGAGTCCTACCGTGCGTGGTAACTACACCAGTAAATACACTGACGACCAGCAGGGCTATCCCATTCGTGTGCAGTTGAACAACCCGTTGGGCTCTATCTATGGCTATCGCTATAAAGGCGTTTATCAGTATGGATATGACTATCTGCAGAACTACCGCAACGAGCATAAACTGACCGATGCCCAGTATGAGGCATGGATCAACGATCAGTTGGCCAGCGGAAAGACCTTCCCTGTAGCTGTGGGTTCAGACGGAAAGGTGATCATGACCAGTAGTGGAGAGCCCCAGCACATGAAATATGCTTACGGCTACAATGCTATTAATAATGGTAGCGGATATAACTTCCAGGGTGGTGATGCCATCTATGAAGACGTGAATGGTGATGGTAACATTGACCAATATGATGTGGTATATCTGGGCAGTTCACAACCGAAAATCAATGGCGGTTTCAATCTGACACTGCGTTATGGCAACTGGAAACTGACCGGCCGTTTCAACTACCGTTTCGGCAATAAGATTATCAACCTGGCCCGTATGAACCTGGAGTCAATGTCGGGAACCTTCAACCAGAGTGCCACCACAAACTATCGTTGGCGCAAGGATGGCGATGTGACACCGATGCCACGTGCCGTCTATGTGAGCGGTGTAAACTCTCCTTACAACTATCAGGCTTCCGACCGTTATGTGGAGGATGGCGGCTTCGTTCGTTTCCAGAACCTGCAGTTGTCGTACAACTTCCCAAAGAAAATGGTGAAAGAGTTGGGCCTCACCGATTTGCAGGCGTATGCTTCAATGAATAACCTCTATGTGTGGACAAAATATAGTGGTATTGACCCAGAGGTGTCGGCAACGGGCTATTTCCCCACGCGCGACCAGTCGAAGACACCACGTTCAAAGCAGTTCACCTTTACACTCAGCGTTGGATTCTAA
- a CDS encoding carbohydrate binding domain-containing protein: protein MKKRLLFAAIAMVCSLGLFAQAQYVYTADGRYKLTGDNLITNGDFSEGNVGWTIGGETTFSIVEEEGPNGEHVLSSSGATAGDALTRVWNDGLEGGSLYVISFDVRNNEGAAASSLTADANNYMDIFMNTDGATDRVTSTDEAPVYGVATAFSFDTNWKTVAFAFTYEESMFLALHFERLVAGTQITNFTMKKATKVYDIRLAEARISYAKQLMEMPEFNVAEAAAARTNLQNLITRIEGMIEAGTMEDVATSENMVNALDVMINAYMEVTTASANSVLKGLDGVAEFPVVGRGRQWSAGYIDNLELWGGNWGHTEGADYLMSAIQTGMNNEASYNVFNKDFPAGKYFFKVEIRNANTAKASWPCDGQTFNLETVCKMYIGEDTITLDPISGEEYQRFCMIGDIKNIGDFRAGVIWPGPGEKKGGAFYVKNVEVRSFTKDLLDEVSHIQAWKAYAAQWNAAVNAHKQVKDLQVDGNYPWGRDSLQTARDKWGVYFWNQSNKGWMTEDGNDAGKATTEQLNEWAEWQGADPELGYKYQVVRGYQNAVNYSKALNAPLTTLADAIDAAKKTRNMAMNATGDRDAYKTAILTALATLNQTRANTTDATRVADSTTVANAKDALDAATQTFLNSVTNKPLISIDFSNPITSVDDGEGGVTYAVAGEGGSINFNQAVSFDEATQTFNNDVANVYALGYNDLLTDVLRIGKGDAKVVLAEDQQPNENDMFSVQFDLWVGNLVKRFVYVQLLNAAGERVAGFSMNRYDGTIDYNDFNNAENTGLDILAKVSGLGSKTVSNDAICVDGNKSSFTLEFDYKNAQFKGSVVNGTNGSADGAWLPMREMDDTKIATIVIGSTYDNKDRRCWFDNLKVQKYQTADFEEDIPQEGWLPAGDGIETATVAVKANNAIYTISGQKVNGVPSKGLYIINGKKYVVK, encoded by the coding sequence ATGAAGAAAAGACTACTTTTTGCAGCAATTGCAATGGTATGCTCGCTTGGTTTGTTTGCCCAGGCCCAGTATGTTTATACTGCCGACGGACGTTACAAACTGACAGGCGACAATTTAATTACCAATGGAGACTTCTCAGAAGGTAATGTAGGTTGGACCATTGGTGGTGAAACAACATTTTCTATTGTTGAAGAAGAAGGACCTAATGGAGAACATGTGTTGAGTAGCTCTGGCGCTACCGCTGGCGATGCCCTGACCCGTGTATGGAATGATGGTTTGGAAGGTGGCAGCCTCTATGTCATTTCATTTGATGTTCGCAACAATGAAGGCGCTGCTGCTTCATCGCTTACTGCCGATGCCAACAACTACATGGACATCTTTATGAACACCGATGGTGCTACCGATCGTGTGACTTCTACCGACGAAGCTCCTGTGTATGGTGTGGCTACTGCATTCAGCTTTGATACAAACTGGAAGACAGTGGCTTTCGCATTCACTTACGAGGAAAGCATGTTCTTGGCTCTGCACTTCGAGCGTCTGGTGGCAGGTACACAGATTACTAATTTTACAATGAAGAAGGCTACTAAGGTGTATGACATACGTTTGGCTGAAGCTCGTATCTCGTATGCCAAGCAGTTGATGGAGATGCCTGAGTTCAATGTTGCTGAAGCTGCCGCTGCTCGTACTAATCTCCAGAATCTCATCACCCGTATTGAGGGAATGATTGAGGCCGGTACTATGGAAGATGTTGCTACCTCTGAAAACATGGTGAACGCTCTTGATGTGATGATCAATGCCTATATGGAAGTGACTACTGCCAGTGCCAACAGTGTGTTGAAAGGCTTGGATGGCGTAGCTGAGTTCCCCGTTGTAGGTCGTGGACGTCAATGGTCAGCCGGTTATATCGACAACCTTGAGTTGTGGGGTGGCAACTGGGGCCATACCGAAGGTGCCGACTATTTGATGTCGGCTATTCAGACAGGTATGAACAATGAGGCTTCTTACAATGTTTTCAACAAGGACTTCCCTGCAGGTAAATACTTCTTTAAGGTAGAAATCCGTAATGCCAACACTGCAAAGGCTTCTTGGCCATGCGACGGACAAACCTTCAACCTGGAGACAGTATGTAAGATGTATATTGGTGAAGATACCATCACCCTCGATCCTATCTCTGGTGAGGAATACCAGCGTTTCTGCATGATAGGTGACATCAAAAATATTGGTGATTTCCGTGCTGGTGTTATCTGGCCCGGCCCCGGTGAAAAGAAAGGCGGTGCTTTCTATGTTAAGAATGTAGAGGTTCGCTCGTTCACAAAGGACCTGCTGGATGAAGTTTCTCATATCCAGGCATGGAAGGCATACGCAGCTCAGTGGAATGCCGCTGTAAATGCTCACAAGCAGGTAAAGGATCTGCAGGTTGACGGCAACTATCCTTGGGGTCGTGATTCTCTGCAGACCGCTCGCGACAAATGGGGCGTTTATTTCTGGAATCAGTCTAACAAGGGTTGGATGACCGAAGACGGCAACGATGCTGGTAAGGCTACTACCGAACAGCTGAATGAATGGGCTGAATGGCAGGGCGCCGATCCTGAACTGGGCTATAAGTATCAGGTAGTTCGTGGCTATCAGAATGCTGTTAACTACTCAAAGGCTCTGAATGCTCCTCTCACCACTTTGGCTGATGCTATTGATGCTGCCAAGAAGACCCGCAATATGGCCATGAACGCCACTGGCGACCGCGATGCTTATAAGACCGCTATCCTGACTGCTTTGGCTACTCTGAATCAGACACGTGCTAACACTACCGATGCTACACGTGTGGCCGACTCTACTACCGTTGCCAATGCCAAGGATGCTCTTGATGCTGCTACCCAGACCTTCCTGAACTCTGTTACCAACAAGCCATTGATTTCTATCGACTTCTCTAATCCTATCACTTCTGTTGATGATGGTGAGGGCGGTGTTACTTATGCTGTGGCTGGTGAAGGCGGCTCAATTAACTTCAATCAGGCTGTTTCCTTTGATGAAGCTACACAGACTTTCAATAATGATGTAGCTAATGTATATGCACTTGGTTATAACGATCTGCTCACTGATGTTCTGCGTATCGGTAAGGGCGACGCAAAGGTGGTACTCGCCGAAGATCAGCAGCCCAATGAAAACGATATGTTCAGTGTACAGTTTGACCTTTGGGTAGGTAATTTGGTTAAACGTTTTGTATATGTTCAGTTGCTCAATGCCGCTGGTGAGAGAGTTGCCGGTTTCAGTATGAACCGTTACGATGGTACTATAGACTACAACGACTTCAACAATGCTGAAAATACTGGCCTGGATATCTTGGCTAAGGTGAGCGGTCTTGGTTCAAAAACTGTTTCTAATGATGCTATCTGCGTTGATGGTAACAAGTCTTCGTTCACACTTGAGTTCGACTACAAGAATGCTCAGTTCAAGGGCTCTGTTGTAAATGGTACTAATGGCTCTGCAGACGGTGCTTGGCTGCCAATGCGCGAGATGGACGATACCAAGATTGCTACTATCGTAATTGGTTCTACCTACGACAATAAGGATCGTCGCTGCTGGTTCGACAACCTGAAGGTTCAGAAGTATCAGACTGCCGACTTCGAAGAGGATATTCCTCAAGAAGGTTGGTTGCCTGCAGGTGATGGCATTGAGACTGCTACAGTTGCTGTAAAGGCCAACAACGCAATCTATACCATCAGCGGACAGAAAGTGAACGGTGTTCCTTCTAAGGGCCTGTACATTATCAATGGTAAGAAATATGTGGTTAAGTAA